A region from the Silene latifolia isolate original U9 population chromosome 7, ASM4854445v1, whole genome shotgun sequence genome encodes:
- the LOC141590468 gene encoding uncharacterized protein LOC141590468, giving the protein MTLYDGTTDPLDHINHYKHKMMMIPATGSLNEACMCKGFGLTLSGAALQCFVGLPNKSITSFADLVNAFNQQFASSRKPEKQTSDLYQIVQGFKESTRDYLNKFNKENVAIPRCDIATAIQSFRRGLHQDSDLYKNLTMHPCTTFEEVQSKAIAIMRLEEDSRPRRYTYNLDSVSRKAPV; this is encoded by the coding sequence ATGACgctctatgatggaaccacagatccacttgATCACATCAACCACTACAAGCATAAAATGATGATGATCCCCGCGACCGGATCTTTAAATGAGGCttgtatgtgcaaaggatttgggtTAACCCTGTCTGGAGCTGCTCTGCAGTGTTTCGTTGGCCTGCCCAATAAAAGCATAACCAGCTTCGCCGACTTGGTCAATGCATTCAATCAACAGTTTGCCAGCAGCAGAAAGCCAGAGAAGCAGACCAGCGACCTCTATCAGATAGTGCAAGGGTTTAAGGAATCTACTCGCGACTACTTGAACAAGTTCAACAAGGAGAATGTGGCAATTCCGAGGTGcgatatagcaaccgctatacaaTCCTTCCGCCGGGGATTGCACCAGGATTCAGATCTATACAAGAACCTGACCATGCATCCATGCACTACCTTTGAGGAAGTACAATCAAAGGCGATTGCTATCATGAGATTGGAGGAGGACTCTAGACCCAGAAGATACACTTATAATTTAGATTCAGTATCCAGAAAAGCCCCGGTATAA
- the LOC141590469 gene encoding uncharacterized protein LOC141590469, translated as MAKWSVHLSGYDLKFEPYTTIKSQALADFVSNFCPALQTQAEQEILNLKEDNGEQVWELHVDGASNARGAEVGLDLKSPQGDLIVQAVCSDSKLIVNHVNDSYEARDSRMMAYLDIAKELTLRFATFNNKQIPRDQNAEVDALATMGATFKAGVISTIPIVHVLEPSILKSEQEAGVLCSISSEETTPDWRKLYQDWLQNDILPADKKKVRSFRMKASRFILIDGVLFRKSLAGPYLKFDIPSEIICDNGSQFIGNKTEAFCARWNISLQKSTPRNPQSNGQAKSNNKIIVKNLKKKLEERGGKWAEELPLVLWADRTTPKVATGQTPFSLVFGAGAVIPSEVRVPTHKYGCIIEDRNQVEMASSLDIRTNAQIRMASYRQTVARSYNKNLKVRTLQVGDLIPRKFFQNTKNRLAGKFAYNWEGPYQVESIVGNQSYRLMTMEGQMVPRSWNIIHLKKYFT; from the exons ATGGCTAAATGGTCCGTGCACCTGAGCGGTTACGACTTGAAATTTGAACCTTATACAACAATAAAGTCTCAGGCTCTAGCAGATTTTGTGTCTAACTTCTGCCCAGCTCTTCAGACCCAGGCAGAACAAGAAATCCTGAACCTGAAGGAAGATAATGGAGAACAAGTGTGGGAGCTGCATGTGGACGGAGCCTCCAACGCAAGAGGAGCAGAAGTAGGATTGGACCTCAAATCACCCCAGGGAGACCTCATAGTCCAGGCG GTTTGCAGTGATTCCAAACTAATAGTTAACCATGTGAATGACTCCTATGAAGCCAGGGACTCCAGGATGATGGCATACTTAGATATAGCAAAAGAGTTGACCCTCAGATTTGCTACGTTCAACAACAAGCAGATTCCTAGAGACCAGAATGCAGAAGTAGATGCCCTAGCCACcatgggggcaacattcaaagcCGGAGTAATCTCcacaataccaattgtgcacGTGCTGGAGCCATCAATACTGAAATCTGAACAGGAAGCAGGAGTGTTGTGCAGCATCAGCAGTGAAGAAACAACTCCAGATTGGAGGAAACTGTACCAGGACTGGCTGCAGAATGATATCCTACCAGCAGATAAGAAGAAGGTAAGGAGCTTCAGAATGAAAGCATCCAGATTTATACTAATCGATGGTGTCTTGTTCAGGAAATCCCTCGCTGGACCCTACCTCAA gtttgACATTCCATCTGAGATTATATGCGATAATGGATCTCAATTTATTGGAAATAAGACAGaagctttttgtgctaggtggaatatCTCACTGCAGAAGTCTACTCCCAGGAACCCCCAGTCCAACGGACAAGCCAAATCCAACAATAAGATTATTGTGAAAAACCTAAAAAAGAAGTTGGAGGAGAGAGGGGGCAAGTGGGCAGAAGAGCTGCCTCTGGTTctttgggctgacagaaccacacccAAGGTTGCAACGGGACAAACACCTTTTAGCCTGGTGTTCGGAGCAGGAGCAGTCATTCCATCCGAGGTCAGGGTCCCAACCCACAAGTACGGATGCATAATAGAAGACCGAAACCAGGTGGAAATGGCAAGTAGTCTAGACATCAGAACCAACGCTCAAATTAGGATGGCTTCGTACCGACAAACGGTGGCCAGAAGCTATAACAAGAATTTAAAGGTAAGAACCCTGCAGGTGGGAGATCTGATCCCGAGAAAATTCTTCCAGAATACCAAGAACCGACTAGCAGGAAAATTTGCCTACAACTGGGAGGGGCCATACCAAGTAGAAAGCATAGTTGGAAACCAATCATACCGACTCATGACTatggaaggacaaatggttcccagatcctggaacatcatCCACTTGAAAAAGTATTTCACCTAA